The following nucleotide sequence is from Fibrobacter sp. UWB13.
CGTGATTATCGACCGCACCACGTGGGATCCTCCGATGATCTTCAAGCTCATCCAGCAGGCTGGCTCTGTCGAAAAGGACGAAATGTACTCCACGTTCAACATGGGCATGGGCATGCTCATCTTCATCGATCCGGCTGACAAGGCTGAAGTCGTCGCTCACCTCGAAGCTAAGGGTGAAAAGTGGACGCAGATCGGTGAAGTTGTCGCCGGCACCAAGCAGGTGAAGTTCCGCGACTAGTCATTAGTAGTTGGTCATTGGTTATTGGTTTAAATAATCGCACCTTTGGCGCCTAACTAAGGCTGATGACTATTGGCTAATAGCTAATAACCAAAAGGCTTGCACGCAAGTGCGGCCTTTTCTTTTTCTAACCACTTCTTACTGTCTACTTCCTACCGTCTATTTTGTCGCATCTCACATAACAGCTTTCAAAAAACTTTTTTTCGTGCCTTTTGTTGGAATAAAATCTAATTTTAGACGAGGTGTGAAAAGGAAAAATATGAAAAAACTTTTACTGAGTTCTTTAATTGCCGCAGGTGCTTTTTCAATGTTCAGCGCCTGCTCTGATGATTCTACTATAGCGCCGGTCAGTACTACGCCGTCGAGCGATTCGGGTTATTTATCGAGTGCTTCTAGCAGCTCTGGCACAATTGCCTCGAATCCGGGTTCTAGCTCTACTGTTGATCCGGGCTTGGGTGGCGGTTCTGAATCGTCTTCGAGTTCTTCTGCTGTTGCCCCGAATCCGGGTTCCAGCTCCAATGTTAATCCGGCTCAGTCTAGTTCGTCTGTAAACCCGACATCTAGCGCAACTCCGGGTTCGTCTGCTTCCGAAAGCTCTAGCAGTACCGAACCGGAAGTGGGTGCCGATGGTTTCCCGACTCTCGAATCTTACGGTCCGCCTCCAGCTGAATACACCAAGGACATCTTGAGCAATGGCAACAAGGGCTGGAACAGCCGTTATTGGGATGCCTGTAAGCCGCATTGCTCCTGGATTAGCGATGGTCAGGAAGGCAAGACCGATACGACTACGCAGGAATCTTATGAAAAGGGCATGACGACCGCCCGTAACTGCAACATCCATGACGTTGAAGTTCCGACCTTTACGCTTGGCCACGCTGTGCAGCAGTACTGGTTTGGCTTTGAAGGTACGAACAGCGCCTGTGGAAATGCCAAGGAAAAGGGCGTGTTCACTTGCACGGACATGGCTCCTATCGCCGTGAACGAAAACCTCTCTTACGCTTATGTGGCAGGTCCTGGTTCCCAGACGACTTGCGGCAAGTGCTTCCACTTGCAGTATGATGGCTCCTTCAAGGA
It contains:
- a CDS encoding glycosyl hydrolase family 5; this encodes MKKLLLSSLIAAGAFSMFSACSDDSTIAPVSTTPSSDSGYLSSASSSSGTIASNPGSSSTVDPGLGGGSESSSSSSAVAPNPGSSSNVNPAQSSSSVNPTSSATPGSSASESSSSTEPEVGADGFPTLESYGPPPAEYTKDILSNGNKGWNSRYWDACKPHCSWISDGQEGKTDTTTQESYEKGMTTARNCNIHDVEVPTFTLGHAVQQYWFGFEGTNSACGNAKEKGVFTCTDMAPIAVNENLSYAYVAGPGSQTTCGKCFHLQYDGSFKDASGNNAPKETHKALKGKHIVVMTSNIGHDVENGQFDLMVPGGGVGAFDALSTQVNGANINWGAGFGGFLTECQSKHGYDNKLEVYQECVKDMCDAAFGSAGLPNLLRGCHWFADWYMAADNPTYHWEEVECPQYLIDHYMTRINKTKDNRYKWHDDWSTYKEGDPLEEQECLTDEYPNGCKPN